One window of the Eucalyptus grandis isolate ANBG69807.140 chromosome 6, ASM1654582v1, whole genome shotgun sequence genome contains the following:
- the LOC104449615 gene encoding uncharacterized protein LOC104449615: protein MRRLPRPAPRTAEDPPAPPGPTSARGMVTVCLECGDNGFDVALIYCGDCQECAIHLYCLETLPKTFDEHVVWFCEDCRHKLGKPNTNEESCSSLCEEDDLETIEFVQCTKNSKSFPIERLGKKIEIEKWMREKKRRKKNELKPLMVRDKEGQLAEKGRVFTSETDVGKTKYVCLSQVYGTRSSGNYEKADNIGIDMRATLGDMRNSNEEAESMKALESPKLDCPKLFGERTYSYAQPIIDPIWRGSLKFNKQGINYFGKVVAHVSDLACSKVNKEAKLFPSILCTELHPTPKVWPKGFKDRGPSDDSIAIYIFPDNKSEQEFFDSLVIEMIRNDLAMRVVVTNAEFLVFTSTKLPLHLWRFQSKFYLWGVFREPLPVSKVDVDTPGSVKGPLKRISWKMHSPGSPLSISGSDGSSTVY from the exons ATGCGGCGACTCCCCCGGCCGGCGCCGCGGACGGCGGAGGACCCACCCGCTCCTCCGGGACCGACTTCCGCGAGAGGAATG GTGACTGTCTGCCTAGAATGTGGGGACAATGGCTTCGATGTTGCTCTGATCTATTGTGGCGACTGTCAGGAATGTGCCATTCACCT CTATTGCCTAGAAACCTTGCCTAAAACTTTCGACGAACATGTTGTTTGGTTCTGCGAGGATTGTCGACACAAGCTTGGAAAGCCCAATACCAATGAGGAAAGTTGCTCTTCCCTTTGTGAAGAGGATGACTTAGAGACTATAGAATTCGTTCAatgtacaaaaaattcaaaaagttttcCTATAGAAAGATTGGGGAAGAAGATTGAGATTGAGAAGTGGAtgagggagaagaagaggagaaagaagaatgaACTCAAGCCACTAATGGTTAGAGATAAGGAAGGACAGTTGGCTGAGAAGGGCAGGGTCTTTACTTCAGAGACAGATGTTGGAAAAACCAAATATGTATGTCTTAGTCAAGTTTATGGAACTCGGAGCAGCGGAAACTATGAAAAAGCTGACAATATTGGAATAGATATGAGAGCTACCTTGGGAGACATGCGGAACTCTAATGAAGAGGCTGAATCCATGAAAGCCCTAGAATCACCAAAGCTTGATTGTCCAAAACTATTTGGGGAACGTACTTACTCGTATGCCCAGCCAATTATTGATCCAATCTGGAG GGGAAGTTTGAAATTCAACAAACAAGGGATCAATTATTTTGGGAAAGTCGTGGCACATGTGTCCGACTTAGCATGCTCTAAAGTGAACAAGGAGGCAAAGTTGTTCCCTTCGATTCTTTGCACTGAATTGCATCCTACACCTAAAGTATGGCCAAAAGGCTTCAAGGACCGGGGTCCCAGTGATGATAGTATTGCAATATACATATTTCCTGATAACAAGAG TGAGCAAGAATTTTTTGATAGCCTTGTCATCGAAATGATCCGCAATGATCTTGCCATGAGAGTGGTGGTTACCAACGCAGAGTTCCTAGTTTTCACTTCCACAAAGCTGCCGTTGCACCTTTGGA GATTTCAGTCAAAATTCTATTTGTGGGGGGTTTTCAGGGAACCTTTGCCTGTGTCCAAGGTTGATGTTGATACGCCTGGATCAGTGAAAGGTCCGTTGAAGAGGATTAGTTGGAAGATGCACAGCCCTGGG